agAGGGTTAAGTGggtttttaagaaaataagataATATCTAAATTAGTATTTGATAAGGGGGaggagatgaagtaaaaaatgaaatacatttataaaaaaaatttaagcaaaataaaaactttaagaaatggtgtggggtaagaaaaatattttacattttattttataaagaaaatattaatttttataatagtttttaaatttttaattttaactaatactaataatttatttattttttgtcaaggtTGGATATTTTGTCCATGTGGAGTGTGAtgtggaaatttttttaaataaaagagatCAAGTGTATTACATATGCCATGATGAGAGTAGTATAAAAGAGAGGTGTGTTTCTCAACCTAAAAAgagatagtttaggtatgaaactcgtactttcaatagtttaggtatgaaactaaaaaaaaagggtatagtttaggtgtgtttttgacttttgtctataaaaataataaggttTTTCACAACCCTCTCAAGTTTTTACACTCACCATTGAATATACTTATATTACCAAGTCCTATGATTCCTTTAATAAGACCTTCATCCAAATTTTCTAGAAACCCCTCTTCTAGCTACTACAAGCTAAATATTGATGGATCCTTCCCCATTACCTCTATGAAAGGAAGTATAGGAGGCGTTATATGTGATGATCTTGGAAATTGGAAACTACAGTATAATCAAAATCTTGGAGGTATACTTCCATGGAGAtcacctccttgctcaagggaacCTTAGATTGCTTCTCGTCACAATTTTCTCCCCTTCATAATTGAAACTGACTCCAAAGAGGTAATCACTTTACTCATGGATAATCAAGACTCAATATTTACTTCTGTAATCTCAAACGCATTTACTGGCTCAGGAAACCACAGAATCCAGCAATCCAGCATAACTTCAGGGAAGACAATAAGGTACCTGGCGTTTTGACAAATCAAGCAAAAATGTTGTAGTACTAATGATAACCTTGTAATATTTTTGTAGTCCTACTATGGTAACCCAATGTCTGGCAGAAGGTTTAATTAGCAGGATACATTATTACTAAACAAGTATTTTTAGTGGCTTGTTTAATCTAGTCATGTTTGGCAACACTAGTATCACTAATGTAATAGATGCttaagctttatatatatatatatatatatatatatatatatatatatatatatataaaatacctTTATTACccaagaaataaatataaaattactaACTATCAAAGTGTTTGAACTCTAACCCAATATATTGAAGTTTCACTTGAAGAGAGTATAACTCCATTTAAATTATTCTGGTGGATTCTTCCAATCTACTTCCTTTATGATTTCGTTCGAAATCATATAAAGACAATTCCTATTTGATATAGCTATTTGTGCAAGTATTTTATGGTTAAGAAGCAACTGTCTCTTGTACAGATCATGTATTAATCTACTATAACTATAGGATACTCCTCTTTCGCGAATTACTGCGTTTATCCTAGTGATCCACAAACGTCGAAAATCTCtctttttactttaaaaaaaaaacatcaaacttTAGCATGGAGTGTTTCCGTGTTTTAGGTAGGGTCgtttttatccaaaaataaaatcataaaaaggaTGGCTAaatggtgatttttttttatggtgGCTAATAAGGGTGTACAAAAACCATTTATcgataaatcaaacaaaaaatgttatttatttattgatagGTTATTGAATTAATGgttgttaaataatttttgtaaatcttttCATTGTGTTATTGCAGTTTGATATTGTAACAATaatttcaaagttcaaatatatttcaaacattttacCCTCTATATTCCAAACcattcaaatttattaattcatcaacattcaacaataataactaaaatatgttttccttaattgATTTCGAATAATGTACAACTGATATTTCAGtgtctaatttaaattttttgacaaTCAACATAAATAATGTGGGCTAAAGATAAATCATCTGATGTTTAAATGACCACTAAAATGGAGAGATCTGATTTCAGAAAGCATTGTAGCATTAGTCATTTATAACTCAAATAACCTTTAAAATGCGTCCAATTTAATTGTCTCGTTCTCCgcaatatttttaactttgaaTTATTAGCAAGGAAAGTAATACCATAGGTAAATAATTAAGTAGAAAAAAGAAGACAAATATTTATACGTAGCACAGTAGCAGAGTGAATTTATGCTGGACGAGttgaaatcaaagaaaaaagtcatGCAAGACGAGGCTGAGCAGATTGAAATTTTCGTAGGTAAGGACAGGACAAACCCACCATGCACCTACTCCACCCCATTGCCATTCCCAAACGCTTCTAAGCAAGTCCATTTGAGTGCAAGAAGTGGGACGTTCTTTCCAATTTCCCAAAAAAGAACTCACGAAGTATGCAATTATAAATGTAATCCCAATAGATGGAGTTCGGAGAAATCAGGTCGATACTTCCACATATTATGGATAAGGTAGGAGACATGTACACAAACTTTATCGTTACCTCGAAAAAGTAAGACAATTGTTTTTAAAACACCCTTAAACTCTAATAACTCATAACAACACAAttataaacataacatacataAGCAAAATAGACATAAACAAACAATAACTAAATCATTACAtagtatcaaaaaaaaaaaaaacatggtaACAACAAGATAATGTAACAGGCAAAAGGATTTGGTAGTCGCTTTGTATTGTGAACCCTTTTACTTATTCTTTTGTCATCTAAACTCTTAAACTCAattaaaatgagatttttagATTCCTCCAGCTATGTGTGTAGCTCACTCTCCATTATATAAATGACATGTCATATCATGTCATATATATTAATGACACGTCATAATTatcttcataaatatttttttaataattaataaaaataataaacaaaagataaaatcactaattttttattttaccaaCTAAAATAAAGCTATTATTTCCGTCACCATTCCTCCATGGCTCCACCTCTCCTAACCCACAAATGTTGTCAACACCATCTCCATATCTCCTCCCTTGGTTCTTTTcgtcttcaatttttttttcacaaaatagAGAAATCACTTTATAAGAAGAAATTAAACAGTTGTAGAAAAACTTTGCAAAAATAGATTGGGTCATTTTTTGGGTCATcgtagaagaaaaaagaaaaagaaaagtcgCATAGTCAAAACAAATCTCAAACGCATTGTTAGATCTATAAAAAGATAACGGCGATAATGAGAAATCAAAAAAGTTTTTTGTAATGTGAGGGAAAACAAGCAAGATATGACAACCATCATTAGATCTGCAAAAAGATAATTGTAATATTCATCCATGAATCAATTTGcaggaaaattaagaaaacaacTTCAACACCCTTCccctaaaaaatattatattcaagtGAACTCTTCAAAAGCAAGAACCCTAAATTTTATCTGGGCAAGCTGCTGAGGTTTATGATGACCTCTAAAAATTTGCATCTAGTTCTTTGCTTTCAAGAAAAGAGTGGGGTTGGGacgttttctttttctttttattatttaatttttttttaatgcaaattCAATGCTCACACTTGCTTTTGCTTGCGTGACAACACGCTCCATATATACTCACCAAATTAAATGCCACATAAGCCGGTCTAACAGTCAAAggagtttaaaatttttatttatatcaagtTTAAGGGTTCAGATGACAAATAATCAAGTAGAATGATTCACAATACAAACTGATAAAAGTACAAGGGTCCACAAGATTATTTTGCCTAATGTGATAATCAAGGAAAAGAACAAGTATTAACAAAAATCAAAGGGCAAGAAAGTACGAGATTAGTGCTAATGTTACCATGATGCACAAACACAATTAACTATCTACTAACCTTTTAACCCAATCCTCAACATCCAAAACTCCCTAATTATGTAACTATGCAAAAGTAATTTTTGTCACAACCTGATGAACCAAGACAAAACCCAGCAGATGCATGAAATTAGTCAAGATGATATTCAACTCCTAAATTTAAACTGTAAATGCTCAGATGAATGCATCAATGTTTCAAATGACaaccttttctttttataacaAAAGTAGCAGTCAAGAAGAGTACAACTTAATTCAAAATAACTACTAACATTCGTACCATAGCAAAACCATCAGCCATTTTGGGTGGTAGAAGCAAGGAATATATGACTCCCAATTGAAGCTGAAGTACCAGACTTGCATCCACTGTCAGTTTTCCAATGCAAATTAGCaaacatctaaaagaaaattttcaccTATCACTTCTTCCCCCACGGAACATAATCTGTTTTCAGTTTACCTTCTGTAAAATATTCTACTGGGAAAATTTAGAAGGAAATGAATCTACAGAATCAGTTTTTACTTCCGAAAGGGATGATTACTGATGGTTTTGGATTCACCTATGTTTCAACACAATACCCTTCGCAGAATTACACCTTCAACattatatttagaaataaaactaAAAGACTCCCTTGACTTGCATCATCAAGATACCGTGAATATAAATGCATTGTCAACTTGAAGCTACTGGTTGGCAGAAGAAAATGTAGCCATTCACCCACCAAGGCGATATGATCTCCCTCTAAATGCTACACCAGGACCGTTATGAGGTTGCACAGGATTAGTTGTGGCTACACCAGAACCCCTATCAGGTTGTGCAGGATACCCTGTTGCTCCACCAACCCGATAAGATCTCCCTCTGAAAGCTGCACCAGGATTATCAGGTTGTGCAGGAGTACCAGTTGGTGCACCAATCCTCCAACGCATAACCAACTTATGTCTATACATAATCAGTTAAAGAAATTtgcacaaaagaaaaaaatcatttcctAAATGCAGAAAAAATTAGCATTTTCTTCACCTTTTTTTGTTTAGATTTTGTTAGGTGGAAATCAGAAAATCCAAGTTAGCCACAGGGACAACACAGCAGGAATAAAAAATTGATGGTCTAGGAAGCATTCAACTGCAATGAACACTCTGCTGTTGCTCTGTGATAAGATATAAACATGAGTTATTTCAGAAAGCAGTTAAAAGAACATCTAAATGGCCACTGGTCAAACTGCAATAAAAAGGATACACCCAAATTGGTGTCTTCAGAAAGTTCTTCCCAGTAGCAAGTGGATGCAAAACGGTTAAGAAGTAATAGAGATGTCCAGCAATGATCCCCGTGAGATCTGGCATAATTGGTGAACCAAAAATAACATCTAAACCTAGCATGGCCCATGGCAAGTAAAATGCCTGCAAGTTGGATACAAGGAAGCTTTTCAGCAATGGACGATAAGATCAAGAACATGAGAACCAGATAGACATcgaataaataaatgaaagaacTGAATCATACCTTTAGGGTCACAAGACCATAAATGTTGATATTTGCAGTTGGGAATTCTCTACTCCAGACATACAGAAGCATGAAAACCAGTGATACACCCAAGAATGGGGAACGGAAGAAGGGGATTACAGATAAAGCCTACAGTGAAACAACatattgaaaaatgaaagattAACTTATGTGTATCAAAGGAACCAAATATCATCTTCATTGTAAGATAGACTGTAGAACTGTCAAAAGGATAGCAAGAGAAAAATGTATGAGGTCGCAGCTAAAGCAGACACTGACAGGAGTTCATGTCTTGGGtaattttactctttattgTTCTTCAGCATCTACATACCAATAATGTCAGAGCTCCAAATATCATCATCCACAGAAAATCTGCTGTTCGTCTTTGAAAAGGTCCACTCTCTAGTTGCACTCCATATCTCGCTCTATAACATCAAGCAGCAACAAccataattatttctaaaaaaacaaTGTAAAAAAGGAGATCCTTTTACATTTCATATCTAATTGCATATTTTAATAGCGCTCTAGAAAATGAATAGTTAGAGAAACAAGACTCCAGAAGAAAGCTACCACTCAAAAGTTGTGGAGACTTACATCATTAAGAGGCGAATCCCAAAATTAATTGAGAACTTCCCAAGAAAGAAGAAATTTGTAATCAATCTCCATACCTGAAGCAAATGTAGCATCCTGTAattattgaagaaaataaaacctATAAAAAGAATTCCATGCACCATGGGTACTAGAACAAGAAACTTTTCAGGCACCAGGATCTAGGCACATGCATGCAATGCCAAATGGTCATTTTCTGTTCAACATCATTTAATCCGATGCAAATTAACAAAAGAACATCAATTACTAGTATCTTTTGTGGAAGTACAGGCATCTGGCACAATCTGAGAATTGTCAGAGTAAGCATTGATTATCAAGCAATACTAGAAAATTCAATTATTCAATGATATGGTGCTTTAAACATAATCAGGTATTTCCGTAAAATCTATAAAATTTAATCAGaatttttcacttaaaaaacTACATTCTCATGATTCTCTTCTTCAACATCAGTTCTTTCTCAAACGGAATGTTAAAATGATAGTTTGGTAGCCCACTGTTTTTAGATTTTCCAGTACCTCCTTGATACtgacaaaatatttattaataaagcaGTACCAAGGAGGTACTGAAAAAGTTATATTAGTCTGGACTCTATCAAAAACTACACAAACAAAATCCAGAGGGCCCATGAAGTGAGATACACTAATAACAGTATTGTTCCTATGCCTACCAAAATAAGCAAGTATCTAATTTTACGAAAGCACTTTTATTCCTTTCTTCCTTCAAAGCATCTTTTGTTTCCCTCAGGCAATATTGTCCATATGTTGATGCTTAGGCGGATTAATCTCCAAATCTTCTTCACCTTTCTTTCTACACTATGTCCTTGCCAACAGTAGAGTAATTTTAAAGCTCTGAGGCATCACCCAACAAACACcaaaacatttttttagaaataacaaTCAAATCAGCCATGTTTAATTACAGTGCAACAAATGACTAACAGTTCCTTCAGAGCATTCAAATAAAATACCATGTTGCATAAGCTAAAACCCCTCCTCTTTAATTTATCTCGAGTCAAACAGCCACCATAAGAAGCAATTCACCCAAAACATGCTACTTCGCTAACAGCCTAAGATTTTCAGAGCATTTTTCTAGGTCAACGAATCACAAAATTATGAGTTTGTTTTTGTAGCCATTCATAACAAGATTTTACCGTAAAGTTTCCCGAGCTATTGAAAGTCATGTATGTGCATCCTACTTTTCCTTTTCAATCTTTACAATCTGCATTTCCTGTAAAACGGAAGCTGCTTTATCCAACTCCCAATCATAGAAATCCTTCTGATTGAAAGTTCCAGCTACCATAAAAAAAAACAGTCACCAAGCAGACACTCTTGATCTAGAACCAAGCTGTAAATCATAGAAAATTGGTTCTTCAAGAACCCCTCGTCAAACCATCTGTCAAACCACAATCTAATCTTTCTTAACTCCCGgcctttaatttaatattttattcttaaatgcACAGGTTCCACATAGCCACCGCATTGGAGAGGTTACAGGCTTAAAATCCCAAAAACCACCTATAAAAGAGATTCCTATTGTGCATTTTCAGGTCCCTAACTCCAAACCCTTCTGTTTTTACTCATTATTTTTAGTCATTACATTTACACCATGTGGAGTTTCCTGTTGTCGACATTACCATCCCAAATGATATCCCCTCCTCAGCTTGTTAGTATGTTACTCCACCTTTGCTAGGATTGGTAATAATGACATTGAGTAAGTCAGTGTACCATCAAAAACATAATCTTCCACCAAAAGAGAGGTCAATTCCATTGATTGCTCTATCTGTTCGGTGCAACTGTTGAGTCAAGATCACGTGCTATTTGGAAGAGAGTTGGATAAAGCTCTTTCAAAATGAAATCCCGAGCCACTTATCTTTCCAGAATTTCACTTTCAGGCCATCCCAATCTTTGAACGAAATTTGTAGAAAAAGACCTTCCAATATTTGCATGTTTCCATGGCCCTACCCCGTGTGGAGAATTATTTTGCTTTTAGTAAACAGTGGTTTAGTTTACCATGCTTTGCTGCAACCAATTCCTTCCATAAGCTATTCCCTCCATTCCATATCTCCATAGCCATTTTTACAACATGCTTTTTTTATGCTTGGCTAGGTCCCTGATTCCCAAGCCCCCTTGCAGCTTTGGTCTAACCACATTAGATCATTTAACTAAGTAAAACTTGTGCCCTTCACTGTTACCCTCGCAATGGAAGTTCCTCCTGACTTTATCCAGCTGCTTCAAGACCTTGCCAGGCAAAGGGAATTGTGACATGAGATATGCAGGGATACTATTCATGACACTACAGCAAGTCTTTCTTCTGTTAGCATGCCTTTCCCAAACTATGTTCATTAATAAACCCAGGGGGGATCTCCATATACACCATTCTCTTCTTCTCTGGGAGAAATGCATTATTCACATTCAACTGTTGTTGGTCCCAATCGAGATTAGTTGCTCGGAATAAAAAGATTTTGATAGTCTTCATCTTTGCACCTGGGGAATATGTCTTCTATCTATCAACAACCATAAGTTTGAGTGAATCCCTTAGCCAACAATCTTTCATTGGATCACACAGCCAACCAATTTCTTGTCTGGGTGGTGAAGTAAAAAGTTACCAAGTCTCAATTTTTGACAACGGTTTAATTTATTCAATCATAGGTTGATTCCATTAAGGGTCTACAAAAGCTTCCCTCCAGTTCAAGGGAATAGACATAGAAGAGATAGAAAAGAGAAAGGCTCTATAAGAAGTAGATAAAGAATTATAggagaaaaaaatcaaataaaggaTGTTGGGTACAAGATCTAAGTCTTCTTCTATGAGCAGTAGGAAAATCTAATTCATTAGGAAATGTAGAAATAACTCATCAGTTGA
This DNA window, taken from Solanum lycopersicum chromosome 5, SLM_r2.1, encodes the following:
- the LOC101266220 gene encoding derlin-1; protein product: MSSPAEFYKSLPPISKAYGTACLLFTIAYQLGFYHPADIALLYELVLYRFQVWRLITNFFFLGKFSINFGIRLLMIARYGVQLESGPFQRRTADFLWMMIFGALTLLALSVIPFFRSPFLGVSLVFMLLYVWSREFPTANINIYGLVTLKAFYLPWAMLGLDVIFGSPIMPDLTGIIAGHLYYFLTVLHPLATGKNFLKTPIWVHKLVMRWRIGAPTGTPAQPDNPGAAFRGRSYRVGGATGYPAQPDRGSGVATTNPVQPHNGPGVAFRGRSYRLGG